The window aagaattaacatattccatgaagccatacatcttgtcatcatcaaaattgagcaagatggcctccaacatatcacccacattaatcatggcatttgtatcatcaataatcacatcggtcaccaagtccacgaacgaacacacttcattgttATTCGGTTTCCTCacagatttgcacacgtggaacaccacatttttatcacccacccggaaagtgtgTTCTCCGGCTTCCACCTCAATAAGAGCCTTTCCCGTAGCAAgtaaaggtctaccaagaataatcggcacctcatagtccagttcacaatcaaaaataacaaaatccgccgggagaatgaacttgtcaactcgaaccaatacatcctcaatcacccccaacggtcttttcattgtacgatcgaccatttgtaatctcatggatgtgggtcttggttgcctaattcccaatatcttgaaaaccgaatagggcatcaaattgatactcaccCCAAGATCATAAAGTGCTtctgcaaactcggcacttccaattgtacaaggtaCTGTAAAAGCACTAGGATCTTCCAACTTAGAAGCCATCGAATGCATAGTTGTACTCACTTGGTGAATGACTTTGATAGTTTTGAAATTCATcgatctcttctttgtcaccaagtccttcataaattTTGCATATCCGAGAATTTGCtctaaggcttcaactaatggaacatttatagagagactcttcagcatatcaatgaacttttttaattgattctcgccatttttcttagcaagcctttgaggatagggaggaggtggctttggcaatggtgccttagatgtttccactaccggttccggtatgtcaatcacatgatccctagacgggttcacatcctcttgagtctcttccactgtgtcatcaatatcaatattcatttcttcatttgctggcaacattgttcgggatctcctcttcttctaccacttgctcatcgtCAAAAAGTAGCCTTTCACTTGAGGTAGgcgcattcccacctcttccactccttgtagtaacggccatggcatgccccataTTGTTCCTACCCTTCGGGTTTACCAcagtatcacttggtagtgcccctttaggacgagaatttaaagcttaagagatttgacccatttgcacttctaagtttcaGATTGAtatgttgtgtgaagcaagttgggcatcggaatCGGCATTTTTCTCTTTCATTTGcgtgaacatgttctcaatacgacccatttcattgttggaggaactaggaccatgaAAAAGATAAgaaggtgggttgctcggttgtttacattgggggcctttgaaaacccgaaccccgatttccttggttgttgttccacccgcctTAGTTGTCGTCTCCCTAATTTCCTTGGTTATTATTGTCTtaccaattcccttggttattgcttccactctaattgccttgattgttgttatttCAATTGCCTTGATAGTTTCTACTATtctaattaccttggttgttagaattccaattgccttgattatttgaaggtctccattgttgttgactagggccttggaagttgtttctttgcccttgataGTTTTTTAtatattggacctcttcttcttgatcATTGTGAGAATCTCtttgatcaaatccactatcatcttgcacaaaattgtccactctttgttgcacttgtggaattcttgttcttctcttgttcaccatcatattgactccctccatagcattgactttCCTCGGGTTTTGCATttattgaagttgagcctttgccaattggttcatagtggttgtcaactcggctatggcttgcccatggttatgtaactctttatgaagaagaatcacatttggatcaccttgtggaacattggctctatactgccatgccgatgaagtatccaccatatcatccaaaatatcaaacgcctccgcataaggcgtattCATGAatttcccaccggcaagttgattcactacacattggttggtggtattgatcccccgatagaaagtttgttgaatcatgttcttcgtcatatcattgttggggaacTGGTTATTCTATgtctttcccatatctcgtgtagtggttcattgggctcttgcttgaatgctagaatttcatcccaaaGAATGGCCATGttcccgggagagaagtactttgaaataaatttctccccTAGTTCATCCTAAGtacgaatggaatgatttggcaaacgttctaaccaatctaaagctttcccccgtagagagaacgGAAAAAGCCTTAgtctcaaagcatcctcggagacatatgtttgtttgctcccccaacacatATCAACGAATGCTTTCATGTGTTTATATGCAGTTTGACCCGGTGCatcggtgaagaaccctcgttactcgagcaaagtgagcatcacgttggttatttaaAAGTTTCCGACCCTAATACGGGGTGGGAATATAGCACTTTCAttcccttcattcggcaacacccggtgtggagccgctcgtggtagaggtgggggtggaacgagtACATTGTCTTGAAGAGGTCGGCCTTGTCTAtgggcttgaggttcaagagggaccttaTCCATTTGATCATCGTCCACGTCCACATCCCTCACGGCTATGTTTCCGAGCTCGTTGTTTGTCATAATTGTACCTAAAATACTCACatattagtaacaaggaaggaaaagaagatattccaaaagcacacctaaatatatagctaacaccattttttaggtccccggcaatggcgctaAAAATTGGTCtcatccaatttcactcctctatttaaGGATATAAAAACAGTcaatgcaatagtaatacccaacaaaagtcggggtcgaattccgcagggagctatatgaatgggtgttagtagtatatatcttagcgtgtgagtttgtatatctaaatttgtgCTTTCGCAATATTTGgctttgtttgaaaatataaatTAAACTACGATTGCGATTTAAAGAATGAAACAAAAAAattggttttggttgttgttcaaatgttataaaaggcctagggctatgaccatcacctaggtgtttgcctaatgggttgtaaactttaatgcttgttttattgttcggggtgtattatagctatcaaaactcaaatacccactcactacctctcggtcagagaataattttgcctaatttggctttctcaagtccaaatgggtattgaataaAACAGTTGATACtaagctcaagtcggattttactatctctaggttcaaccctttaattgggctcatcaatctctcgattgacccaatttcttacgagccaagtttttctagactaagtctatctttctcaagtagagaccaagtcaaataggcatgaaatagtgtttgcaaccattaattcatCAAATAAAAGCAGGAACAAGGCTAGTTAATAAATATCCAACcataaacaagtaataaatcaaacacccattaagtttacacactagggttgggttacaaccctagtaagaatctagctgctcgtgcttaaattggaagaaaaagaagaaggggtaataattaaacttatattaataattaaaatgatgaaatcaatattcaaaaagttcaaaatagcaaataatactaaaaagagtaaaagaaaccgtctactgtagcagctgatgccaaaagttgacctaaaaaaaTGGAACTCTTCTACTTATACAgggctggaattttcggacaaaaattccCTTTTAGagattctgcggccacacaattctatgtgcggtccgcactttgcttcagcttgAAAATGTTGAAAATCTACGGCCGCATAATAATGAAGTGTGGCAGCACTTCCCTCTTTCTGCGGTCCGAACAATATTGTTTGCGACCGCACTTTGTTCTTCTGTTGTCCGCATATGGAATTGTGCGGGCGTGTAGCtcttcttttgcggccgcacaataattgtgcggtccgcacttgtgtTTGACTGGAGGTgtaggttctctgaacttttgctttGACCCAGCTTCCGCGGCCGCACAAATCATGTGCGATCCGCATCTTGCAACATTCTCTGATGGAATTACTTCACGACCTACGGctgcagatgatattctgcggtccgcactttaagattttttttatgtttttgttcttgagttcagattactccttcttgagttggatttcatctcgggagctcatcttctaatattcctgcaattaagtacatttcatcagtttttgggaatACAATTAAGCACTTTTgaactaaaataaaagctaaaaggcgctaataagtagtcaaaatcccaacTTATCAGACTCCTCCTCAGGATGAGCCCCAccaacctgacctccacctctgggatGACCTCTCACTTACTGGCCTCCACTTCTAACTGACTGGCCCCCACCTCGGGCTGCCTAACCCCCGCCTCTATTTGGTTGTGCGGGTGGTAGAGCCatcggtgccggaaccatggtaTGAGTACCCTACTGTGGCATACTGCTCTGTGACCTAGGGAAAACTTTGCAACATGCCTTAGATCCCCACATTTATAACAAGCCCTCAGCTAACTTGACTGGTGATCTTGGAACTGTCACAGTCTATCTTAATAACCACCCTGGTAACTCTGTATTAGAGGTGCACTAACTGGAGCGGGAGGTGCACTATATACTAGTTTCTCAGGACGAGATCCATAAGCATTGTGACTGCCTGAAGCACCATACCTGTAGAGCTAACTGAATCGAGCTTCTATCGGCGGTGTTCAATACAATGACATTTAACCATCCATTTAAGAAATTATTCCTAAAGAAAAAACTCTACAACCTCAAGTCCAATGTTATTAAAGAAATTATGCACTTGAATATATGCATATAATTTTAGAATTTTGGGCAGATATTCTAACTTAAAAATTCATCTTTATAAAGCAACCAAGAGGTTCAAAAGATATATATACAGAGAACATGCATACATTGTTTATGCCCACATAAAGAAAGTCGAaaaaattaaagataagcagCTATTCAGATATCGTCTTTTCTAGATACCAATATAGTATAGAATTGGTTGATGAGCTATATCAGGAAGAGTATTAAACAAACACTCATAGTTCTTTGTACCATCAAAGTTGAGTTTATAGAGTAATATGACGTATCTGATTATGGAATATGACTGTAAAAGTTTGTCACTTGGCTGCGAATTTTGGATGAAATTGAAAaattatttcatatattttgtGACAATAAGTTAACAATCCTGTATTACAATAACAATAGGAGTTTGATAAAGTCAAAGTGCATTGACAAAAAGTTCTTAGATGTTAAAGAAAGAGTTGAAAGTGACTAGGTATCTATAGAACATATTCGTACAAACTccatgattgtggatcgacttacTAAGGGAGTACCACCTAAGGTCTTCATGAGCACATTGCTCATATGATGCCATGTTATTTAAGGATATTCAATTTTAGTGGGAGTTTATAACCTCTTAAATGTTCTTTATAGATAAAATTTGATTTTCAGTTTAAGGTTTTAGGATATGATTTCAGTTTAAGGATACTTGGGGTTATTTCTGTAGAAATAAAGTATTCAGATTATTTTTTACTCTAACTTGTTTTTCAGTTTGACCAATTGGATATAGGCATTCTTGGACCACATTGCACGTAAATTTTATGCTACACATCCATACTTGATCTATGTCATTTGGTTATGTTAGTATCCGTGATCAAGGAAGGTTTAGTTACGATAAATACAACAAAAGTCGCCTTGATCCAATATTGACATGATTGATGaacaagattattttgaggtaCTTCGGATTATGATAACAAATATTTTGAGCTTATAAGGTTACATACAATTATAGGgttatatatacgtatatatgtGTGGTCCAAGTAGGAGATTTTTAGAAAAAGTTTTATAGACTTTCACATATATTGCACTAAGAGTAATTGTATGTTGGTTGTTACCATTATAAGGTATTGGCTAAAATTGAAGGATCTACTAAGGTTTAAAGTTAAATGGGCCAAAAAGACACACTCATAAAAGTATGGGATGTCATGTGTAGATACCCAAatataatttctaatttaataatGCGCTAAATTagaaatacataaattatgtGCATCTATAATTAGGATTATGGTCCCCAAATCAGGCGTAGAGTTTTTCTTCTGGTATCCTATCGTTGGAAAGAAGAGAACAGCTTACGTCTTGATTTGGAAGATCACTAACGAGAAGAGAATAAGTTTTGTGTATTCTAATGGATTCGAATACACTTAAAGATCTAGTTTTAATtttttgatgatttgacatgaTAGATCTAAGAATAAGAATAAGATGATGGTTGGGTTCATCTTTAAAGTTTTGGTCTAACACGTGTTAATGGTTAGCATAAAAGCTGGACTCTATACACTTGCTAAGGAAAGTCTAATTTTTCCTGATCATCAGATTCATTGGGTCAACACTCTACGTCTCTATTACCAGAAAAGATGTTTGGGACCAGAAACTTAATTCTGCATGTGAAGTAATTTTCACGTTACAAGAAAAGTTGGTTGTCGCTGTGGGTACAAATTCGAATAATCAGctgaattatttttcaaaatcacGTTGTAATTAGTTTAGAATTCTGCAATCACACAGGAGCGGTCCAGATCGAACCTAAGAGTATGGCTAAGTAGTTGATACCAAATCTTAGCTATTCAGTAGGGTTGTCCATGGCAAAGTAGTTGATACCAAATCATAGTGGTGGCTtgagaaatatcaaacaaaaaTCGTACAACTAAAGAGTGACAACAAAACCTTTCATTACATAATTCATGCATGATTATTCCATGCAAAGATAAAAAGTGACTTGATGATGTAAATATTCTTTACCGGCGATATTATATATAACTTAACTCATAGAATAATACAACCAGTGTATTAAATTATTGCACGAGTAGCTATTCAAGATTCATAATACATAGAAACCAAACATTAAATAAAGCAATATCAAATTATATATTGCATCTAATACATGTAAAAATGAATATATAGTAAATCAAACAGATTCTATTTGCGTTGTTGTCATCTCTGTATCTGAACTTTTATTCTTCTGCTTCTTCATTTGCTTGAATTCTCCATAGAAGTATGAGACGAAACCCCAAAGAGAGAGGAAAAGAGAAACGCccttttcacctgaaaacttttcactAAAGAAAACTATGGCCAATACCTCAGTAACAGGGAGTAAAACTGCTATTATAACACCAGACATTAAAGCAGAAGAACAGTAGATAACTCCAACAGCACCCACAAAGAAACATTGCCAAATAATGGCAGTCCATACTATCACTGTATAATATCTAGCTTCTTCGAGGTTAAATTGGTTTGCCTCCCTTGATATTGCCTGCAAATTTCAGTCAATATTTTAATCCTTGATCTTTATATAAAATCTCTAAGACTAATAAAATTAGTATTCCTTTAGTCCAATTTATGTAGGAACTATTAATATTTGGGGAGTCAAAAGGTTCCTTTTTACCatgttttttaaaatatttttcaaaaattttaaattattaattattatgatatgtATAGTACATTAGATATAGATTTCAAgaatgtaaattttatttttaaaacttaaaaattACATTAATTGTTGATCTTATAAGAGAatctctaaaaaaaaaaaaaataatactctctgtttcaatttagatgacatacTTTCTTTATTAgtccgtttcaaaaagaatgacacatgtctatatttagaaacaatttaactttaaacttttcgtTCTACCTAATTTACCCTTAATAAGAAGTTGTACTATACCGCTAAGGAAAACAAACAAGAAACATGCTAGTTTATTCCtctatagccacacaaatattatggcccTACTAAGCTTTTGCCCCTTAAGTTTTTTGCACCACATGTTTCAAAagacttttttttctttaaattttgtgtctagtcaaactatatcatttaaattgaaacggagggagcaGTATCTAACATACATCATTTTTAGAAAATATGTTCGAATCCTGTTGCTCTAGTTTGTATCTACTTTTGAAATATGCAAATTTAATACAAGAGCATCATCGTTAAGTATGAAAAAAATGTCTCACGTAACCCAAACCTATGATATTGATATATCCCAACTTACAGAAATGTATTCCATGACAGAAGAGTCTTTATCCCTCTAATAAGTGGGATATGTGAATAATATTAAGTTCCTTCATTAATGTCTTACTGATAAAGTCAACTCGTGACCCACAAGCTTCTGTTCTCTCTCTTGTCATTAGCGATAGAAAACTTTACCGGAAATAAGATTAttaagaaaaggaaaaggaaaaagaaaaagaaaaaacattGCCAACGAAAACGAAGAAATTCATAAAAAAGATATTGAGTTGGTGAACCCCAATATATCACTGAGGAAGTAGTTGATAGATTTGAGGGAATCACAGGATCTAAGTAATACCATAAAAGAGCACTATGTTAAGATAATTTAGAGATGGCAAACGGAAAGGGCAAGTTTAAAGAAAAATGCTACTCCCTCTATTATACTCtctctatgtatatatatatgatatggcTTGTAATTTAAGAAAGCAATGAATACTTATCTTAAATATGCCACGATTTATATCGTAATAAAAACTTGTCATTAAAATATTAAGAGAAAAATGAGAAGTTCTAGTTAATTTATTTTTAGATTAAAAAATATCATTCTTTATAACGAACTAATTAAGAAAACATTGTCATTCTTTTGAGAATGGATAGAGTATGGGGACGGAAAGGGGTGCGTTAAAAAGATACCTGAAAGTCTTTATTAGCGACCATTCCTATTGTGCAAAAAGCAGTAGCAGCAAAACACATGACAATCTGAATCTCCAACACCAACGTCACAGTAATAGCTTGTTTTGCCtttaagtaaatcaactcaataCTAGGCAAAATAACTCCATACAAAGCTGCTGCCAGAAGTGTCATTATAAAACCAAGAACATAGGCTTTACTTGTCACACCCTCTGGCTTATCACCATTAGATCGAATACCCAATAAAACAGCGCCAACTGTCAGTAGAATTACTGCATTGATAGAGTAGGGTGTAAATTTCAGCTTCACTATGAAAAAAGCACCTACTGCTGTGAAGCCAAGTTGAGCAGCAAGAAGAAGTGAAGAGGTTGACACGGGGAGCTTTGACCCGCCCCATGAATACAGAAAATTATCAATACCAGTACCAACACCAATGACAAATGATACAATGAAAATCTGGGGTGTTATCAAGCAAAACTTGGCATTAGCACCCTCGGACTTTCGACGATAAAAATATAGGATGGCAAGAGGTATAAGGGTGAGTGGCCATCCACCAGTTTGTAACCAACTGCTAAGCCATACTCTTGAACCTCCCCCGACATAATATAGGCGCATCATAAGAGGACCACCACAAACACCAACAGCGAGTATTAGACAGTTAACCAACAGGAGTATTCTCCTCATCTTGGTGCTTAGTCCTTTATCTTCCATATTTTTTCTCAAGAGATTTGGATATACTAGAGGTTGGAGTTCTGCAGCTCAGATTGCCGCTGAATGGTCTTTCTCTAGACAGATATATTTGGACCCTCTTGCAGTGAAGAGATGTGTTTGAGTTGAGCATAGAAGCCTCCTATTTATAGTTGACAAAAATCACAGTACCCATTGCGACAATTGGTTTCACAACTTGGAGTGGCGCCTACTGTAAGGAGGCTCGCTCTTAAATTGTACTAGTGAAAGATATAATGTATAGTTGTATACTAGCTAAATTTTCTAAGCTGTATAGTTGTGCCATATACTCAAGCTTAATCATGTTAAGTTataaaccaacaacaacaattacgTCTCAGTCTAGCTAGGGGCGTATCTACGTCTTAGGGTaagttcacgtgaacccatactCCTCTCCCTAAACCATgtataataatattatatttcttgaaaattactTAATTATATGTGTGTGAACACATGCTCAAAAACTCTTATGGTGCAATAATCATTGGGTGCACCTCTACGAGTGAAATTGGTTGttcaaatccaactccggacGGTCTTGTTTTCGGCACGGAGTATAGATATATACGTGAAAAtcactaaaattttaaaaagaatataattttgaacctataatttcaaaagtgTAGTGGGTACATGGTAGATATTAAAGTTAAACtcgtcaaatataaattataaatCCGCATCTTCACAATAGTGCACACATCCTCTtaaaatcttggatccgcctctTTCTAGCCAATTGAATAATCATCATTATCCATGTTGATACATGTAatcaattctttcttttttctttttaagtgaatgtgtgtgtatatataaataTGTACACGCACAAATAATCAAAGTAATTGCCAATTGGAGTGCTTGAGGGCCCAGCTAATCGTCTACGTACTGGCGCTCAACTATTGTTATTGTTTGCCCTTTTTCTCCTTACTCTGAGAAGATGACATGGTATAAATCAACTACTACAACTATTGTATAGAGAAAAATACCTCCTCCTTGTCCCTTACTGTGAGAAGGTGATCGGAATAAATCAACAACTACAACCATTTTAGATAAAAATGCCCCCTTACTGTGTGAAGGTGATAAGGATTACATCAACAGCTACAACTAGATAATAATACTCTTGGAATTTTCCTTTCTAACTAGATTAATAACATAAAAATCCCAAAGAATGACGCATTTCCCATATATTTTGACATTTCATTCTTAGAAGTATGCAATGAGGTGCTTGGAGAAACGTGGTTTTTATTAGTTAAATTTGTTTAATAAATAAGGAGAACAGATTTAAATAAGGGGATTTTGATAGTTGTAATAGGCCACTCATATATGTCAACAATTAAAATCTTTTCTTAGAGAAGGAAGCGTGTCAAGAACAACTGCACATATTAATGAGGCCAACTATGACGGAAGAGATATTGAAAAAAATACTCACTTTGGCACTTCGCTAGCTAGAATAAATTTCTCCTTTCAGCACTAATAGATAGAATATTCCACTTGTTTAAACGAATTGTTCATTTCTCTAATAAATctgttgaggttttaatttaagatgtaatattcttaaaatgagggtgaatgggaaatggagggaaaatgaaattttgagtaaaattttaagtttcccctcttaacaatgagacattgtcccatattggaagtggaagacatttttggtgggtatatatataattgctcttcttgtagctcttaaagagttaagaagaaagcaagcctcgcgccgtcgtcgtcgtcgctcgctcggctcggcttcggctacggctacggctacggcttcggcttcggcttcggcttcggcttcggcttcggcttcggatttggatttggatttggcttcggattcggattcggatttggatttggatttggatttggtcaaatgatcgattgattgattaatttttttggaccaaatttatttgttaatagtaaatattaacgtaagattatccgtatttgtaacggatattttccaatccgtgtatttgatcattggcagccggataatggtcttcccaccatgaagtgcttgctccaccatgaagtgcttgctccaccatgaatgtaatgcttgctccaccatgaagggtggacgtttggcttgcactccctcttgcttgctataaataggagcagcaaatgttgaagcgaaacactcggaactcaactgaaattaccaagaactcaacatacaattagctatacattgcattccttcctctcagcatttccattcgattttctgagtatctcctcctttgttctgcattgtttttaaacttcaaacaaagcaactgtaagtgtgatttgctaccgaactttgtgttcgccgaaacactggggtttgaagtaccgctacaccagtgtgtaattcgttctatcctgggaggaaataatccattaccttgggtactaggaggggattaaattccttaaggaaacactgtgaattcagtgggctcgaattcattattattgtttcattacgttaacttatattttgcagaattaatatttacaaatacaggaatattgaccgggaataacaatcttaaggaatttaatatttatttctgtacttgtgttattcttattattctgcaaactaaaacctttgtggttttgtgtactcccgttttggagagtaaagccttcgtggcgttttgttggatattaaaatctacgtgatttttactccagtttgaaaacgtgtattaaacgtttgtttgtgtcattcttttacagaaaagatgatgactgaaaacgaaaaccaagctgttccgatggcgactgccaacgcaacgacaagccgaacaccggcgttggcaccggcagaaaaacccggaaaattttccgggattgatttcaaacgctggcagcagaagatgttcttctacttaactacgttatgtttacagaagttcatcaaggaagatgttcctgatctgccggataaaactccagataatgaacgctttctcgtgattgaagcgtggaagcattctgattttttatgcaagaattatattcttagcggactggatgataatctgtataatgtatacagtagcatggagacatccaaagaattgtggaatgcgcttgaaaagaaatataagactgaagatgccgggatgaagaaattcgttgccgcaaaatttctggactacaaaatgatagatagcaagtctgttattactcaagtccaggaattgcaagtgattattcatgatctacttgctgaaggtcttgtaatcaacgaagcattccaagtagcagcaatgattgagaagttgcctccgttgtggaaggacttcaaaaattatttgaaacacaaacgaaaggaaatgtcccttgaagatctcattgttcggttgagaattgaagaggacaataaagctgctgaaaggagaggccgtggaaattcaacaataatgggagcaaatattgttgaagctaacaaaaagaggaagaaggcttctggtccgaaatacaacccaagcaagaagcggttcagtggaaactgctacaactgtgggaaatccggacacaaatctacggagtgtcgtgctccgaagaaagacaagaaaaggggtcaagcaaacatggtagtaaaccatgatgatgttgataacttgtgtgccatgctctctgaatgtaacttggtgggaaatcctaaactgtggtggtttgattcaggagccactcgccatgtttgtggagttagagaggcttttgctacctatgctcttgctgaacccggagagacagtttatatgggaaatgcttcaacagcaaaagttgaaggatatgggaaggtatttctaaaaatgacttctggcaaggtcatgactttgaacaatgtccttcatgttcccgaaatgagaaagaatttagtctctactgg is drawn from Nicotiana tomentosiformis chromosome 12, ASM39032v3, whole genome shotgun sequence and contains these coding sequences:
- the LOC104099880 gene encoding purine permease 1-like, giving the protein MEDKGLSTKMRRILLLVNCLILAVGVCGGPLMMRLYYVGGGSRVWLSSWLQTGGWPLTLIPLAILYFYRRKSEGANAKFCLITPQIFIVSFVIGVGTGIDNFLYSWGGSKLPVSTSSLLLAAQLGFTAVGAFFIVKLKFTPYSINAVILLTVGAVLLGIRSNGDKPEGVTSKAYVLGFIMTLLAAALYGVILPSIELIYLKAKQAITVTLVLEIQIVMCFAATAFCTIGMVANKDFQAISREANQFNLEEARYYTVIVWTAIIWQCFFVGAVGVIYCSSALMSGVIIAVLLPVTEVLAIVFFSEKFSGEKGVSLFLSLWGFVSYFYGEFKQMKKQKNKSSDTEMTTTQIESV